The window TTACTTAATCACCAGCGTCCTACTCATCCATACACAAATTTTCTATACGGCATTGCTggagagctggagcctatcccagctgatatGTTTCCAATTAGATATTGTTCCGATCACTGTTGGTTGGTTGAGTAGTTAGAAGGATTACGCAAAAACTACATAACcaattttaattcaatttcatGAAGGTGTGGCAGTTACAGGAGGCGGACCCATTAAAATTTGGTGCAAATCTGGAAAAAATATGGATAGAGCAATTTTCCTCTTTTGCCATTTCACGCACAATGGCTGAATTGTCAGTCCACGGAAACGCCTCATTGGCTATAGCGCAGTGCTTGAAAGGTGGAAGGAAAGAGACAAGAGTTGTCTGTCAGTTGTTTATCCGTTTGTGTACACTCAATGAACAAATaagacacccacacacacataaagatgattaaaggattccctagctggaatctgtctatggtctcccaactctaaaagaaccactgtcCATTCTTCAGAGACTGACTCAACTTGTTTGTTAGTCacactgtttggccgtacgataaccGCGCGAGACAGTGTGCGAAAACAGACATATTTGTGGCAATAATTTATCGTCagtcgcacggtggtctagtggttagcatgttggccacacagtcacagtctggagatcgggaagacctgggttctgaCAAgacttgggcatttctgtttggagtttgcatattttccccgtgcgtgttccccggttactccggtttcctcccacattccaaaaacatgcatgttaggttaattggctaaactgtccataggtatgaatgtgaatgtgaatggttgtttgtctatgtgtgccctgcgattggttggcgaccagtccagggtgtacgctgcCTGGTGCCTgaagtaagctgggataggctccagcatacccccgcgaccctaatgaggagaagcggcatagaagatggatggatgaatttatCGGCATAAAACAAATCCCaggaaaactggggcgtactgcacagtatgtatgtttttttaggCCTGCATGTTATCTGAAAATAACCCTGAAATCTATTTCACATTTCCATCGTCATTTTCAGACTGGAACCAGACTTCTTATGGGGCCCTCCCTCCAAAGGACAAGGATGAAGCCGACATGATTCTTCCCATAGTGCTTCAGCACCTTTGCCCACCTTACGTCTCCTTCTTTGGTCTGGGGGCAGTGTCTGCAGCAGTCATGTCATCTGCAGATTCCTCAATTCTCTCAGCCAGCTCCATGTTTGCGAGGAACATCTATCAACTTGCTTTTCGACAGTCGGTAAGAGTGAAACCAATCATGCACAAATTGGCACATCTTGTATCAAGTGGTTACAGGCATCTGTTACAAATCAATTCGTCCATATGGAACCAGCCAGCCCCGCGTTCCTCCCTGGGCTCAAAACAAGTTCAGCAGAATGAGACTTTAGAGTGCTACAAACCCGAACTGTCAACTAAATTCTTAAGGtttcagggagtgaggtttaccaagaCACAGTAGATTTGCAGTTCCACCAGCTGGTATACGTTACACACAGTCCTCTAAATCTCACTGTCATCCAGGTACCGGCACCAACGTAACACCAACAGCCAGCCCGCGTTCTACCCTGGGTTCGAACCAAGGTCCGCAGAATGAGAGCAGATGGCGCAAGccgtcgagctaaaagcccagactCTGAACTCGACGTCCAATGCGACTTCTGAGGTGTCAGGGACTGAGGTTGACCAACatacagctgcaccagctgtcatctgttacatacagtattagttGCAGGCTAGCGGTTTACTAAAAAGTCAGTGTTGTCTTTGGGTAATTAAAGGACAcaacattcattgtatttggTATACAAATTAAATGCTCATACATCAATCTAAACAATCAGCCGATGCATGCAGATTGTAATGACCCTTCTCTAATTATCTTCTAGGCCTCAGATGGTGAAATTGTCTGGGTGATGCGCCTCACAATCTTTGTTATCGGAGCCCTTGCCACTGCCATGGCGTTATTAACAGGAACTGTGTACGGCCTGTGGTACCTCAGCTCGGACCTGGTCTATGTCATCGTCTTTCCACAACTTCTAAGTGTCCTTTTCGTCAAAGGAACTAATACTTACGGCTCAGTGGCTGCCTATGTCTTTGGTCTTTTGCTACGAATTGGTGGAGGTGAACCGTACCTGAAACTCCCTCCTTTCATCTATTACCCTGGATGGGTTACCCAGGAGAAGATCCACCGTCTCACTGGGGAGGTCGAGTACTTTGTCCAGCAGAGGTTCCCTTTCAAGACTGTGTCAATGGTGGCATCCTTTTTAGCAAATGTGGCATTTTCCTACCTGACAAAGTACCTATTCGAAAGCGGAACGCTGTCACACAAGTACGATTTCCTCGATGCCGTGATCTCCAAGCACAGCAAAGAGATCATGGACAAGACCACGCTGGTGAGCCATGATAACATCATCCTTTCTGAGATTGCACCTGTCAAACAAGCCCTGGGTGCATCCCTCGCGGGGACCTTCATGAACAGAGAGGTCCTGAGTGATGACGAAGTGTCAAGTCCTGAGGATTTTAAAACTGAAAACTAGGCATACAAGGCACAACAGGAATTCATTCTTTTCAAACTCTCTACTGCCACGCTTCGGAGTCAGACCAGTGGAGCTCTGCAATGGCTTCCAGGtactttcacatattttatttgaTGGAGGTTCAGAAAGCCCATTTCCAAGACTTGTCCTTCCGAGTCAGATGTCCAGAGGTGAGACCAGATTCTTACCTTTCGAGATCATATAACAGGACCGTCTCCAGATCGTGCAGGTCCAATGTCctgtcatcatatttgtccacaaatgtataatacaattaaaattgTTGCTTTCTGTAATCCAATTTTGTGTAAAACAGTATTTCCAAATCAAAAGATGTCCAAATGTAATGATCTGCGTGGCTCGAGGACACACACGGTGTCCTAACAATGCAACCATCTTTGGCTTTGGATTTTCATCAGGAATGTTCACTATTTGTGTTAAATTGTAAAGAAAATAATCCCTCTACAATCATATTTAAGTGCTGCTACTTGTAGGGTTTAAGGGAGGACAATGAGATATTGCAGGATTTTTGGTTGATGAGGCTAGTGCAATACTTTAACACAGAATTGGCTTTTTGTTTAGCTGTAcaattgtttgtttatatgtactgtatgttcaaaGACATTCAACAAATGTCTCGACTTCCTAAGAATCATTTGCATTGAGAAAGTGTGTGAATAGagcaataatatttttaatatctaTATTGTACAGATATATATGTGCAGGTTATAGACAGTGGGTTTTATGCTCTTAGTCACATTGTGACCTCATATGAACAAAGGCGTGACAATAtacaaacctcggttttcaagcACCCCTGCTctcgtatgattcggtttttgacgaaaatgttgcctcggttcttgcacactgtctcagttatcgtacaatattgtgtgtaacaaactgttgtattagGACGTAGAtggcattgcttgtttattcaccCAACACCAAATTTCATGCTACTTAGTTGacacaatactacggtatcctgtaaggcacattcatttggcaaactcaaacaCAAACTAGTCTGCTTGATCTGTACCGTATCATTCCGTGGAATTGAGTGCACTGCGTGATTCCAGCTGTGTTCGTAACGTGTCTTTATTACAAAGCGTGCCTGTTAGCCTGCTCTcctcattgtcccccagctccgtcGCCCCTCGTAACGCCATCACCGATTGGCTCTGTGGTTCTTTGTTAActaacagttacaccacaagtctctactttttttattgagtacggCTAAAAGATGACCCACTAtagggccaaagaaagtttaaTGTGTCAGCGCTTTGacaggaaggtgagaaacactattgagcaCGACGGCGGTGTCCGTTCGCCGTTCgccatctacagtatgtccCAACACTcgtcatttatgtgtatttggCATTGTTTTATGGAGATGATAAATGATAGTTATTCTCTTTAACTGTTTGCCCagaattcattggatttacataatttcttatgggaaaaatggattcgctTTTCATACGATTCACTTTTTGATCAGACTGACAATGAAAACTGCGGTACCACTAGATTcaatttcatttagtttttaatatatatgtatgtatatatatataattatatatatatatatatatatatatatatatatatatatatatatatatatatatatatatatattgttttacttTACCTACATTTCAGTCTAACATTATTTTCAATGAGTTACTTATACTatacatataatacaatatcaatatcaatctCTCAAATACCCAAGTAATAATGCAAATAATGACAGATAGTGGCAATATTGGCAAATATTTGTGTCTTTCATATATTTGTTTCTTTGCTGATCTCGAACCAACGTCTGAGTGAAATATACATCCTATCCTTGCTAACACTGGTCAGAAAACAGCTATGATGGATCGACCTAAATTTGAATTGCAAAGACTGACAAAAGTAGTCCTGGAAAAGGATGAAAGCATCTTGAAAGGCTGGGCTAAAAGATGCATTAAGGGTCACTAAAACAAAGAATAAGATGaaaggaccccccccccccaaaaaaaacactagtgCTTGGGGGATGATTGTTTTGTTCACTTTTAGGCCCACGTCTTTGCCGTCACATACAGACTGATCATTGTTTGCatgaaagaataaaataaattatgaaCCCTGGTTGGGAACTGAAGTAAGTGATATTGAACTTATCACTTCAAAGCCAGACATCAGCCAGTAAATGAATTAGAAGTTTTTGGGAATGTGAACCTTCGACCTGCCTGCCAATGCAGGTTAGCTGAGACAGGAAAGCTTGTTTCTCCCAGGGTTGTGCGTCAGCactgttttttattgacccaaACCAGCCATCAATTTGTCTGCAGGACACTTGGCTAATGCTGTAAAAACTATAGATCAAGGTCTATTTAGTAGTACGGTGCGGTACAGGCAAAGCGTTCATTTTTTTGGCTTCATTTGATCAAATCCGACCTTTTATTTGCAAGTGTTCCTGTTGTCCCAAGTGTCTTtccagtgtttgtgtttgttaccGGTATTGTGCTTTGATGGTACTTATCTATGGACTCGCCTTAACTGACAAGTCAGTGGTAGAAACAACTGTGTTAGTAACACTCTCAGTGAGTGGCAACTTATTTCAATGTGCTTCTGTCAGGATGGGAAAGTACTATAGTCTCCAGTCTGAACCACTATGCTGCCCGCACGGTGGCCTCATGGTTCCTCCCatatcccaaaaacatgcatgttaggctaattggagactctaaaagtgtgaatgtgagtgtgaatggttgtttgccgaTCCCAGtccaggatggatggatggatggatggatggatggatggatgggataaaTGCTATGCCTCCAAAATGACTTCAACTTCAAAATTGAGCAGATAAATGCTTGTGCTATGAAAGTGTCTAGGAATAATCATATTGGACGTTTAACACAACTCTACAGTATTCTTCAATAAATATCCCTGAGAGTGATAGGAGTTCAGTCATTAACCTCAAATAAGCAATGGCTCTGTGTAAATTGCAGTTATGCCGTAGTTTTGTGTGATCGGTGTACACCAAAAAGTAAATGCAGCATAGGAAATGTTGTTTGTTGAAGCTGAAATTGCAGATGAATAGTACTCCAAaaaatgtgtgtacatgtaaaactgtgatcatatgttgtaggtttaataaatgatattatttttcagattgaaaatgctgtactgtatttgtactgtTTGTCCACTGATATTACTTAAAGCTTTTATGCTGCACGGAAGTacagtgagtacacccctcacgcGTGTTTCAGCATTGTTATTACAGTAtaccttctcaagggacaatgctgGAGATGTCTGATCAGatttttggcataaaaatgaaaatcggTTCATATCGGCATCGGTTTTTCTGTTGATAATTATATTTAATGATAATGTGCTCCGCTCCGGAGGGTAAATGTGTAATTTGCAATGATTGGAAAGCTCTGGGGGATTAAgacgtctttctttaatacttctGCACCTCAGGAAAGGATCACACATAGCTAGCTTTCCGgcagcaaaataataacagATGGGAGATGTGCTGAATAAACCCAATTTATCATTTCAccgtattagtccagagtttcatagtATGCACTTTGCTGATGTTTGTGCCAGATAAAATGTCGAGatttccaaattgtatcattgccagcattatttttcttgtttcaagggctggggctgcatgagtgctggtaGTACTGGTGAGCTGCGGTTCATAAATCCCTAAATAGAAATGTCATTATCTCAATAAACAATGTTACTCGTCCTTTTACAGTAAGTGATTAAATTCTAAATGCACCCCCCACACATACAATACAGCAAGCTATAGAGAAGGTTGAGTGCGGCAGAAAATAGCTATTAGTGTAACTGTCAACAAAAGCTGCCACAGCGCCAAATGATGTTGCCTGCAGGTGACAAGACGGGAGATTGCTCTAATAATACGAAAATAGCATGTTAAATGTTGCAGCTAGCATGGAGAAATGGAATTGCTGGGAAGCAGGGAGACTATTTGTTCTCTTGTAGATAGGCTAGCACAAGGAAATATCTGCATACAGCAGCGAGTGGGTGCTTGAGTTTATCACCACAATCCTTTAGTTGAACTCCGAGTTGGTGAAATGAAATGTGCTGTTTGAAAAATATCTCCACTTAAAGCAAAGCCCCAGGCTTCAGCACTTCAACTTTGTCCGAACTGCTGCTTCCTGTgtgtttacaaaaatgacagcagagCCCCAGAACATCATCAGTAGCATGCACAAAGACGCATAAGCATGCATGCATTCAGCCCTGCAGCCCCTGCTCATGATTCATTCTCAAtacgttgtaaaaaaaaaaaaatacatacaaatatatgaaCATATACTCTTAGATGTTTTATGTATTAATTAGATGCATTATGAGGCTACATTAAAGATTATTCAGATTTTAATAACAGTTAACCTTAACATTGTTTGAATAAAAGATCTCATTAATATATACCTGTCAACTCTCCTGTTTTGCCCGAGAAATTCTTGTTGCCCTCCCATTTAAATAgtttcccatattttaactttcatttaaaaaaaaaaaaatcagcaggacAGTTTCTAGACAGTCACACAAGGGTGTCAAAAGTGTGGtgcgggggccatttgctgttttttgcggtacctggacgcatggaggagattccaggagacaggtagttactccaggagagctggacagggccatagaaggtccttcaaccctcagcaggatcggtatctgctcctttgtgcaaggaggaacaggatgagcactgccagagccctacaaaatgacctccggcaggccactggtgtgaatgtttctgaccaaacaatcagaaacaggctccatgagggtggcctgagggcccgacgtcctgtagtgggccctgtgctcactgctcAGCACcatagagctcgattggcatttgccatagaccaccagaattggcaactacaccactggtgccctgtgctcttccctgatgagagcaagttcaacctgagcacatgcgacagacgtgaaagggtctggagatgccgtggagaacgttatgctgcctgcaacatcattcagcatgaccggtttggtggtgggtcagtgatggtctggggaggcatatccctggaaggatgcacggacctctacaggttagataatggcaccctgactgctattaggtatcgggatgaaatccttggacccattgtcagaacctacgctggtgcagtgggacctgggttactcctggtccacgacaatgcccgacctcaggtggctagtgtatgcaggtagttcctggaggaggaaggaattgataccattgactggcccccatgttcatctgacctaaacccaatagaacacctctgggacattatgtttaggtccatccggcgccgccaggttgctcctcagactgtccaggagctcattgatgccctggtccagatctgggaggagatcccccaggacaccatccgtagtctcattaggagcatgccccgacgttgtcaggcatgcgtacaagcacgtgggggccacacaaactattgagaatcattttgagttgctacaatgacattttagcaaaatggtccagtctgctgcataattttttcactttcatttttggggtgtctttgatttcccccctctatagggggatcattttcatttctatcaaattatgtggcatcattttgttactaatacatcacccacttattatcaggaaagatattcaagatcatttttccccccagtttagatctgatgtgttttcaaagtgttcctgtaatttttttgagcagtatatatcaAAAAGctgaatgcagttttttcttgaaatgtacatAACTTCCTAACACATCTACAATGATCTacattgctttacaaaatatcaacatggcccttgcatcctttcattttcagtatgtggccttcgctgcaaaaagtttggacacccctcctgTAACATATCCAGTAGCTGGTAAAGTCGAGTCTTCGAAATAGAAGCACGCCACCATGGTTGCACCACCATAGGCAGCCGGTTCTTGAACCACAGTAACCCCGGCCAGAAAatgtgtttcttgtttttttcttgcatgGGTGGGTGCTgtaggaaactctggtggaaaGTCCAgaattttacttattttcgctcattttctgaaaaaaaaaccttattttGGAATGCAAATGGTGACAGGTATGATCCTGTGGATGGTAAATCTGGCCTTCAGAATTACAGTACGCCAGTAAAATAACACGGGTGCACCACAGCGGAAATTTTTTCTTGCCTGGGGGCAGGGGCTCTCTTGGAAATTATTGTGTGTGTAAAGACCAGAATATTCTTTATTTTCACTTACTTTCTGACAAATTTCCTTGAATTTGTTGATAGGTATGTATTACTGCACAACATTATGACAAAGCCTCACTTTTGTCCAGTGTTGCTTCCAAGAGGACTGTTTTGGACAGCATTCATAAATGTAAAGGCCATGGTCCGATGAATGGATACCTTTAAAAGACTGAAAGAAAGAATACAACCACCTTCCAACAGTGACTGACTAGATCGCTCCCGAGTGTATGCAAATACAGTTTATAGCAGATggagtatatacacacacacacacacacacgcacacacgatcCAGAGTGTCCCGAGAGTACATTTTATTAATGCGCTGTAGACAGGGACGTAAATTCTGTTAGGATTTATTGCAGATGGGGTTATGGGTGTTAGAGCCCACTAAGAGACAGTGCCTGGAAAAACAGACATGTATCACTGAGTAAACACATCACTGGTGTGTCCGCATGTGTGCACgcgcccgtgtgtgtgtgtgtttgcacatgGCACAATGTTTACATTTGGGATCTTTTTTACAATCATTGCATACGGATCTAATTCATGAACCGTTGCAGTCAGTCAATAACGtcttcacaaaaaaacaacacataaatGAATACTGTCGTCTTAAATAAGATGCCGTTTTCTTTTATGACTAGGTTTTTCGTcagaaaatgtaatgtaattatgCCTGCGGTGTGTGTTCTGTATCGCCCCAATACCTTGGGACAGGTACAGTACCCGTGTGGCTAACAAGATCTGGATATTGTCAAATGGCTACAAATTAAAGTAGGGTGAGCAGACATTGTCTTTTCTTTGATGATTTTAAAGTCATCTAAGATTTCCTCTtgatagcatgctaactgttcgCATTTTAGCCCTTTTTTTATACTGGATTAAACTCACCATGGAATCACCATAGCGCGTTCGATATTTTACGCTATCTTGCAAGGCCCTACCATGCTAAATGTTAGCATCTTCGCCGTTTTTGCAGGTATCAACCTACATAACACGCATTACAATCACTATAGCACTGCCTTAGCATGATACTTGTTGTCTTGCTAAGTGCTAGCACGCAAACTGTTTTTTGTATGTATAactgttatattattatataaatattaatatatatatatatatataattcaaatattaaaacatacaaatttaaaaagaatacaaataaatataaaagaaaaataaagaaataaaaatagaaaaaatttcatataaaaattaaaatacatcaATACTTACTGTCCAATAGCAATGTTTCGCTATGTTAAAAGAATACATGTCAAATACTAGGTTGACTGGAATGCTCACAAAGATAAAACCTGCTTGGTTTCCACTCATGTTGTCTTACACGCATCATGTACTTAACATACTGTAGCGTATTCATGCTTTTAATGGTCGCACGTTGCGTAAAAAGCTATTTTACTCATCACCGTTATTGACAGACACTTGATTCAGTGGTTCAGTCTACTTTGAGAAATTGTTGATGCTCTGCAAAATTGACCTGTATCCTGCGACAGGTTCTCAGCTTTCTTAATAACGACCGCACTCACTGCCACGGCTTCCTCTATTGAACTGCGGTAAGTAATGAAAATGGTGTGTGTCTGCTTTTGGCTCTCCGTATTGATCCTCTCGGTGGTGAGTAACTTGGCGGCAATTAAGCCTTATTAGGCCCCAGGGAAAGGGGGATGACggttattacaatatttgctaaTTTTGGGAGACTACTGTACATCTGTACAGTATAGAGTATAAACATcagtagatactgtatatacagtacatttactcTTCTCTGCAGCTGTGAGGCACCTGTTGCAGCAAGCAGGCGCTGTTGTTGATTAGAAGTGACACCGGCGGCAGGCTAACAGGGCAGAAACATTTATCTGGCTAACAAAGCTCTGGCAGGGCTCCTCCACTCGACTATCCTAATGCTTTACGACACTGTCATTTAAAGATGACTTATTACAGGAGAAAGATTTCGCTCGCCAATA is drawn from Dunckerocampus dactyliophorus isolate RoL2022-P2 chromosome 9, RoL_Ddac_1.1, whole genome shotgun sequence and contains these coding sequences:
- the LOC129187429 gene encoding high-affinity choline transporter 1-like isoform X2, which codes for MTIHVEGIVAIVVFYLVILFVGIWAAWKNKNSGVGDGGERSESIMVGGRDIGLFVGVFTMTGGLFFAKPMRSRGYVTMLDPFQHLYGKRMGGLLFIPAVMGEIFWSAAILSALGATLSVIVDININMSVMISALIAIFYTLVGGLYSVAYTDVVQLFCIFVGLWISVPFALSNPAVSDITVTAKEAIYQSPWLGKIDPADKWLWADNFCLLMLGGIPWQVYFQRVLSASSATYAQVLSFLAAFGCLVMAVPSVLIGAIGASTDWNQTSYGALPPKDKDEADMILPIVLQHLCPPYVSFFGLGAVSAAVMSSADSSILSASSMFARNIYQLAFRQSASDGEIVWVMRLTIFVIGALATAMALLTGTVYGLWYLSSDLVYVIVFPQLLSVLFVKGTNTYGSVAAYVFGLLLRIGGGEPYLKLPPFIYYPGWVTQEKIHRLTGEVEYFVQQRFPFKTVSMVASFLANVAFSYLTKYLFESGTLSHKYDFLDAVISKHSKEIMDKTTLVSHDNIILSEIAPVKQALGASLAGTFMNREVLSDDEVSSPEDFKTEN